Proteins encoded within one genomic window of Cytobacillus sp. IB215665:
- a CDS encoding acyltransferase family protein — protein MFDKDLKLTNTKGILIFLVVFGHFLELNKEHYLQTFIFIYAFHMPLFVFISGFLAKRIQMKKVVNLFMLYIIFQTLYSLFFYFVGEYETMKFNYEKPIFHLWYIVSISFWYVLAVIIAKLNPNNIGKLILFTLILLISFFSRLYTDPLVNFTIELYPNFSSYTLSYQRTITFAPFFFAGFFMSNNALKKLYISLSPNIAKGLLLLSAMGVFLFIEFTPNLEWLYKGSYSTSSFLSDNETYVTKILSHFLLSTWLSILILIVINGKKSFLTKWGDHSIGIYLFHPVFVFMWEKINFMNDWNVDTQFIVNLMIALIVTTFLSSNFFTSNFRFLTSPVETIKPLLKGRYAKGWTSLFFNNKEG, from the coding sequence TTGTTTGATAAGGATTTAAAGTTAACTAATACGAAAGGTATACTAATTTTCCTTGTGGTATTTGGACATTTCTTAGAGTTGAATAAAGAACACTATCTTCAAACTTTTATTTTTATTTATGCGTTTCACATGCCACTTTTTGTGTTCATAAGTGGATTTTTAGCAAAAAGAATACAAATGAAGAAAGTTGTTAATCTCTTTATGCTGTATATCATTTTTCAGACATTATATTCACTGTTTTTCTACTTCGTTGGAGAGTACGAGACAATGAAGTTTAACTATGAGAAGCCAATATTTCACCTTTGGTATATCGTTAGTATATCTTTTTGGTATGTCTTAGCTGTAATTATAGCAAAGTTGAATCCAAACAATATTGGTAAACTAATTCTATTTACCCTCATACTTTTAATTAGTTTTTTTTCACGTCTATACACAGATCCCCTCGTGAATTTTACGATAGAATTATATCCTAATTTTTCTTCTTATACACTTAGTTATCAGCGTACGATTACATTTGCACCTTTTTTCTTTGCTGGGTTTTTTATGTCTAACAATGCGCTAAAGAAACTTTATATTAGCCTATCACCAAATATAGCAAAAGGTTTATTGCTACTATCAGCGATGGGTGTATTTCTTTTTATTGAATTTACACCTAACTTGGAATGGCTTTATAAAGGAAGTTATAGCACATCAAGTTTCTTGTCAGACAACGAAACCTATGTAACAAAAATACTATCACACTTTCTATTATCTACATGGCTTTCTATACTAATACTCATTGTGATTAATGGCAAAAAAAGTTTCCTTACAAAATGGGGCGACCATTCAATAGGAATCTACCTATTTCATCCAGTCTTCGTATTTATGTGGGAAAAAATTAACTTTATGAACGACTGGAATGTGGATACACAGTTTATCGTTAACCTTATGATTGCTTTAATAGTCACAACTTTCCTAAGCTCAAACTTTTTTACATCAAACTTCAGATTCTTAACTTCACCAGTGGAAACAATAAAACCATTATTAAAGGGTAGGTATGCCAAGGGATGGACATCCCTCTTTTTCAACAACAAGGAAGGATGA
- a CDS encoding SOS response-associated peptidase has protein sequence MCGRFTLFTQFDQIIDRFDIKAAFAEEEYRFNYNVAPSHSVVTVINDGEKNRLGYLRWGFIPRWAKDMKIGYKMINARAETLAEKTSFRHAYKKKRCLVIADSFYEWKKTQERKIPMRIKLKSDEPFGMAGLWESWNSPDGHTIYSCTVITTEPNDLMSKIHNRMPVILKPDDEKIWLDPSINDTTYLQKLLIPFDQELMEAFEVSSDVNSPKNNSPNLIEQVC, from the coding sequence ATGTGTGGTAGGTTTACTCTTTTCACTCAATTTGATCAGATTATTGACCGCTTTGACATTAAAGCAGCTTTTGCAGAAGAAGAATACCGGTTTAATTATAATGTTGCTCCTTCACATTCTGTCGTAACTGTAATTAACGACGGTGAAAAGAATCGACTTGGATATCTTAGATGGGGCTTCATCCCTCGATGGGCAAAGGATATGAAAATCGGTTATAAAATGATTAATGCTCGAGCTGAGACACTTGCTGAAAAAACTAGTTTTCGACATGCTTATAAAAAGAAGCGGTGCTTAGTCATTGCCGATTCTTTCTATGAATGGAAGAAGACGCAAGAGCGCAAAATTCCTATGCGTATTAAGCTTAAATCAGATGAACCGTTTGGGATGGCTGGATTATGGGAATCCTGGAATTCCCCAGATGGACATACTATTTATTCGTGCACTGTCATCACAACCGAACCTAACGATTTAATGTCTAAAATTCATAACCGGATGCCCGTAATTCTAAAACCAGATGATGAAAAAATTTGGTTAGATCCATCTATAAATGATACAACTTATCTTCAGAAGTTGTTAATACCTTTTGACCAAGAACTTATGGAAGCTTTTGAAGTGTCATCAGATGTAAATTCGCCAAAGAACAACTCTCCTAACTTAATAGAGCAAGTATGTTAG
- a CDS encoding aspartyl-phosphate phosphatase Spo0E family protein, with protein sequence MMNNQRESQLLQQIEEIRSEMITSGLQKGLNHCETKYLSQRLDDLLYKYQLMITNKYKNRR encoded by the coding sequence ATGATGAATAATCAGCGCGAATCACAGCTATTACAACAAATCGAAGAAATAAGATCAGAAATGATTACATCTGGCCTTCAAAAAGGGTTGAATCACTGTGAGACAAAATACCTCAGTCAACGTCTAGATGATTTGCTTTATAAATATCAGCTCATGATAACGAATAAATATAAGAACCGTAGGTAA